One Pseudorasbora parva isolate DD20220531a chromosome 4, ASM2467924v1, whole genome shotgun sequence genomic region harbors:
- the LOC137072657 gene encoding NLR family CARD domain-containing protein 3-like isoform X2, with protein sequence MRESSSAGSALCYTQAALKIASRHLHKPVNDVFQRLKDLHKTRMKNKYDRLFEGNKLQENETLLNRIYTQLYIIEGEREGVNEEHEVLQMEKTARTQHSQDTAIYCNDIFKASPEPGCEEKHQIKTVLTKGIAGIGKTVSVQKFILDWAEGKANQDVDFIFVLPFRELNLIRDHQYSLHRLLLDFHPELQDLDSKIYEACKVVLIFDGLDESRMTMMFSGTQKVSDVTETSSVGVLMSNLLKGKLLPSALIWITSRPAAASQIPSKYISRLTEIQGFSEPQKEEYFRKRISDEHQANRIISHIRRARSLHIMCHIPVFCWISSTVFQKLLEEDLSSEIPQTLTEMYIHFLVNQINMRNQKYEERDPEKLVQSNREVIVKLAEVAFKQLMKGNVMFYEEDLRENGIDITVYSGIFTEIFIEDSVVHQRKVYSFIHLSIQEFLAAFHVFHCYLTSTVETLTFFDPLHNLLRGAVDKAIESENGHLDLFLRFLLGISLESNQRLLQDLLTHTENSSESIRRTTQYIKDKIKDGHELSTERSINLFLCLLEVKDQTLSREIEEFLKSDKHSEKKLSPAHCSTIAYMLQISEEVMDELDLKKYNTSDEGRRRLIPAVINCRKAILDGCNLTGQSSKSVVSALQSSNFVLRELDLTNNDLQDSGVKLISDGLKSLNCHLEILRLSGCMVTEEGCGYLSSALSSNPSHLRELDLSYNHPGDLGVRLLYDKLEDPNCYLQTLNLNYGDPFRIKPGLRKYACDLSLDPNTAHTQLILSEGNRKITYVKDHQPYPDHPERFADIPQVLCRESLTGRCYWEAEWGSRDVEQGSWARIAVAYKGISRKEGTVCKFGYNDKSWSLFCNSNGFAAWHNNMNSKKTIQIPNNLQFNRVGVYLDWLAGTLSFYNVSDTHTLTHLHTFNTTFTEPLYAGFKIFQSALSLCQI encoded by the exons ATGAGAGAATCCAGTTCTGCTGGTTCTGCTCTCTGTTATACACAAGCAGCCTTGAAGATAGCATCTAGACACCTGCATAAACCAGTGAACGATGTATTTCAGAGACTCAAAGACCTACACAAAACCAGAATGAAGAACAAGTATGATAGATTATTTGAGGGTAACAAATTACAAGAGAATGAAACCCTCCTGAACAGGATCTACACACAACTCTACATcatagagggagagagggaaggagtgaatgaagaacATGAGGTTTTACAGATGGAGAAAACAGCCAGAACGCAACACTCACAAGACACTGCAATCTACTGCAATGACATATTTAAAGCCTCACCTGAACCGGGATGTGAGGAGAAACACCAGATCAAGACTGTTCTTACTAAAGGCATTGCTGGAATCGGAAAAACCGTCTCTGTGCAGAAGTTCATTCTGGACTGGGCCGAGGGAAAAGCCAATCAGGATGTAGATTTCATTTTTGTGCTTCCATTTCGAGAGCTGAACTTAATCAGAGATCATCAGTACAGTCTTCACAGACTTCTGCTGGACTTTCATCCTGAACTTCAAGATCTGGACTCAAAGATTTATGAGGCGTGTAAAGTTGTGTTGATCTTTGATGGTTTGGATGAAAGCAGAATGACAATGATGTTTTCAGGCACTCAGAAAGTTTCTGATGTGACTGAGACTTCATCGGTGGGTGTGTTGATGTCAAACCTCCTGAAAGGAAAACTTCTTCCCTCAGCTCTCATCTGGATCACCTCCAGACCAGCAGCAGCCAGTCAGATCCCCTCCAAATACATCAGCCGTCTGACAGAGATTCAGGGATTCAGTGAGCCTCAGAAGGAAGAATATTTCAGGAAGAGAATCAGTGACGAGCATCAAGCCAACAGAATCATCTCACACATCAGAAGAGCAAGAAGCCTCCACATCATGTGCCACATACCCGTCTTCTGCTGGATCTCATCCACTGTGTTTCAAAAGCTCCTGGAAGAAGATCTGAGCTCAGAAATCCCTCAAACTCTGACTGAAATGTACATCCACTTCCTGGTAAATCAGATCAACATGAGGAATCAGAAGTATGAAGAGAGAGATCCAGAGAAACTCGTGCAGTCTAACAGAGAAGTAATTGTGAAACTTGCTGAAGTGGCTTTCAAACAGCTGATGAAGGGCAATGTGATGTTCTATGAGGAGGACCTGAGAGAGAACGGTATAGACATCACTGTGTATTCTGGGATTTTCACTGAGATCTTTATAGAGGATTCAGTGGTCCATCAGAGGAAAGTCTACAGCTTCATTCATCTGAGCATCCAGGAGTTTCTTGCTGCCTTTCATGTGTTTCACTGCTATTTAACCAGCACTGTTGAGACCCTTACGTTTTTTGATCCACTGCATAATTTGCTTAGAGGAGCAGTAGATAAAGCCATTGAGAGTGAGAATGGACATCTGGATCTGTTCCTGCGGTTCCTGCTGGGCATCTCACTGGAGTCCAATCAGAGACTCTTACAGGATCtactgacacacacagagaacagcTCAGAGAGCATCAGGAGAACCACACAGTACATTAAAGACAAGATCAAAGATGGACATGAACTCTCCACTGAAAGATCCATCAATCTGTTCCTCTGTCTGCTGGAAGTCAAAGATCAGACTCTGTCTAGAGAGATTGAGGAGTTTTTGAAATCAGACAAACACTCAGAGAAGAAACTCTCTCCTGCTCACTGCTCAACAATCGCCTACATGCTTCAGATCTCAGAGGAGGTGATGGATGAGCTGGACCTAAAGAAATACAACACATCAGATGAGGGTAGAAGAAGACTGATCCCAGCTGTGATTAACTGCAGGAAAGCCAT TCTTGATGGCTGTAATCTGACTGGTCAGTCCTCTAAAAGTGTGGTATCAGCCCTCCAATCCTCAAACTTTGTCCTGCGGGAGCTGGACCTGACTAACAATGACCTGCAagattcaggagtgaagctaATCTCTGATGGACTGAAGAGTCTAAACTGTCACCTGGAGATACTGAG GTTGTCTGGTTGTATGGTGACAGAGGAAGGCTGTGGTTATTTGTCTTCAGCTCTGagttcaaacccctcacacctgagagagctggatctGAGCTACAATCACCCAGGGGATTTGGGAGTAAGGCTGCTCTATGACAAACTGGAGGATCCGAACTGCTATCTGCAGACACTCAA tttGAATTATGGCGATCCCTTCAGGATTAAACCAGGACTACGGAAAT ATGCATGTGATCTCTCACTGGATCCAAACACAGCACATACTCAACTCATCCTGTCTGAGGGGAACAGAAAGATCACATATGTGAAAGATCATCAGCCGTATCCTGATCATCCAGAGAGATTTGCTGATATTCCTCAGGTTCTGTGTCGAGAGAGTCTGACTGGACGCTGTTACTGGGAGGCTGAATGGGGCTCCAGGGATGTTGAACAGGGCTCTTGGGCTCGTATAGCAGTGGCCTATAAAGGAATTAGCAGGAAAGAAGGGACTGTCTGTAAGTTTGGATACAATGACAAATCCTGGAGCCTTTTCTGCAATAGTAATGGATTTGCTGCCTGGCACAATAATATGAATAGTaaaaaaacaattcaaataCCAAATAATTTACAATTTAATAGAGTAGGAGTGTATCTGGACTGGTTGGCTGGCACTCTGTCTTTCTATAAtgtctctgacacacacacactcacgcacttACACACATTCAACACCACATTCACTGAACCCCTCTATGCTGGATTTAAGATTTTTCAGTCTGCACTGTCTCTGTGTCAGatttaa